In Falsibacillus albus, a single window of DNA contains:
- the hisJ gene encoding histidinol-phosphatase HisJ, which translates to MLRDGHIHSPYCPHGTNDAFKKYIERAIELGYKDISFTEHAPLPDSFIDTTPTKDSGMDKGKLEKYLKELDSLKEEYKKDLFIRTGLEVDFIEGFENETEKLLNEYGPFLDDSILSVHFLKHENDWYCVDYSPEFFSTMVEVFGSAEAIYDTYYNTIHLSIMSDLGKWKPIRIGHMTLAQKFQKKFPAKNVNHKLIDNILREIKKHRYQLDYNGAGIVKPFCQESYPNKWIAEEAAKMGIPLIYGSDAHQAADLNQGRTDLMEHIIT; encoded by the coding sequence ATGTTAAGAGATGGGCATATTCATTCACCCTATTGTCCGCATGGGACGAATGATGCTTTTAAAAAATATATTGAGAGGGCAATCGAACTTGGATATAAAGATATCAGCTTCACTGAGCATGCACCCCTTCCCGATTCTTTTATCGATACTACCCCAACGAAGGACAGCGGCATGGATAAGGGGAAATTAGAAAAATATTTAAAAGAACTTGATTCTCTCAAGGAAGAGTATAAAAAGGATCTTTTCATCCGTACTGGCCTGGAGGTCGATTTCATCGAGGGCTTTGAAAATGAAACGGAGAAGCTTCTTAATGAATATGGGCCATTTTTGGATGACAGCATTCTATCTGTTCATTTTCTCAAACATGAAAACGATTGGTATTGTGTCGACTATAGCCCGGAATTTTTCAGTACGATGGTCGAAGTTTTTGGATCGGCCGAAGCGATTTATGACACTTATTACAATACCATACACCTTTCCATCATGTCCGATTTAGGCAAGTGGAAGCCGATCCGGATCGGACATATGACACTCGCGCAAAAGTTCCAAAAAAAATTCCCTGCCAAGAATGTGAATCACAAACTGATCGACAACATTCTCAGAGAAATAAAAAAGCACCGTTATCAATTGGATTATAACGGTGCAGGAATTGTAAAACCATTTTGCCAAGAAAGCTATCCAAATAAATGGATTGCAGAAGAGGCTGCTAAAATGGGCATCCCGCTTATCTATGGATCTGACGCACATCAAGCGGCCGATTTAAATCAAGGAAGAACAGACTTGATGGAGCATATCATCACGTAG
- the ezrA gene encoding septation ring formation regulator EzrA, with protein MEFVIGALILLVILFFYGYFTKKNHFKEIDRLEEWKIDIMNRPILEEMSKVKQLNMTGQTEEMFERWRQSWDEIVAIQLPDVEELLFDAEEYADKYRFKKSKEVQNQIDSSLKSTEEQIDTILAELKELVGSEEKNRTEITELQESYRHVKKQMLAHRHVFGIAASALEKQLEQIGSQFSNFELLTENGDYLDAREVLLSIRNEIDGLNEKMVRIPDLITECQTLLPSQLDELTDGYREMESTGYHLDHIAFTKEIDRMKEELKTYIDFVQKAELDDVTKGLAEMKERIEGLYDALENEVHSKHFLIQNDTKTKTMLDELEEAHQVLRNETEFVQQSYHLVEEELNVPKGLEKRIYQLINKYDHFEIKSAENAAAHSMMKEELQDIREELEMLQKEQKDFSDYLQNLRKDEITARETVTDLRKKISEASRQISKSNIPGLPSDYLSLLEQSEDHIQDVIKSLNEKPLNIKSVQEHLYIASDTVQHFYDKTMELIENVMLAEKVIQYGNRFRSRYSFAEERLRTAEDAFRSYEYRAALEQAATTIEEIEPGSLKKIEESIKQELEN; from the coding sequence ATGGAATTTGTCATCGGTGCATTAATCTTATTGGTTATATTATTTTTTTATGGATATTTTACAAAGAAAAATCATTTTAAAGAAATCGATCGATTGGAAGAATGGAAAATCGATATAATGAACCGTCCGATTCTTGAAGAAATGTCCAAAGTCAAACAATTGAATATGACCGGGCAAACAGAAGAAATGTTTGAGCGCTGGAGACAAAGCTGGGATGAAATTGTAGCCATTCAGCTGCCAGACGTCGAAGAACTACTATTTGATGCAGAAGAGTACGCAGATAAATATCGATTCAAGAAATCAAAAGAAGTGCAAAATCAAATCGACTCAAGCTTGAAGTCCACCGAAGAACAAATCGACACGATTCTTGCAGAATTAAAAGAACTGGTCGGCAGTGAAGAAAAAAACAGGACCGAGATTACCGAGCTGCAAGAATCTTATCGGCATGTAAAAAAACAAATGCTGGCCCATCGGCACGTATTTGGCATCGCGGCATCCGCACTGGAGAAACAGTTGGAGCAAATTGGTTCACAGTTTTCGAATTTTGAACTATTGACTGAGAATGGCGATTATTTAGATGCAAGGGAAGTGCTCTTATCCATTAGGAATGAGATCGACGGATTGAATGAAAAAATGGTAAGAATCCCAGATCTGATTACTGAATGTCAAACGCTGCTCCCTTCTCAATTGGACGAGCTTACTGATGGATACAGAGAGATGGAGTCAACTGGCTATCACCTTGATCATATTGCTTTCACCAAAGAAATTGATCGGATGAAGGAAGAGTTGAAGACATACATAGACTTTGTCCAAAAAGCAGAACTTGATGATGTGACAAAGGGTCTTGCAGAGATGAAAGAACGTATCGAAGGGTTATATGATGCACTTGAAAACGAGGTGCATTCCAAACATTTCCTCATTCAAAATGACACGAAAACAAAGACGATGCTCGATGAACTTGAGGAAGCACACCAAGTTCTCAGGAATGAAACGGAGTTTGTCCAACAAAGCTATCACTTAGTCGAGGAAGAGCTGAATGTTCCAAAAGGATTGGAAAAGAGAATTTACCAGTTGATCAATAAATATGATCATTTTGAAATTAAATCGGCTGAGAATGCTGCAGCACACTCCATGATGAAGGAAGAATTGCAGGACATCCGCGAAGAACTTGAAATGTTGCAGAAGGAACAAAAGGATTTCTCGGATTACTTGCAAAATCTGAGAAAAGATGAAATTACTGCACGTGAAACTGTGACGGATTTGAGAAAAAAGATATCCGAAGCAAGCCGGCAAATTTCAAAGAGCAATATTCCCGGCCTTCCATCTGATTATCTCTCATTATTAGAGCAGTCGGAGGATCATATACAGGATGTCATCAAGAGCTTGAATGAAAAACCATTGAATATTAAATCTGTTCAAGAACATTTGTATATTGCTTCTGACACCGTCCAGCATTTTTACGATAAAACCATGGAATTGATTGAAAACGTCATGCTGGCTGAAAAAGTTATTCAATATGGAAACCGATTTAGAAGCAGATATTCATTCGCTGAAGAACGATTAAGAACGGCTGAAGACGCGTTCAGAAGCTATGAATACCGCGCGGCATTAGAACAGGCCGCAACAACAATCGAAGAAATCGAACCGGGTTCGCTGAAAAAAATCGAAGAATCGATCAAGCAAGAACTCGAAAATTAA
- a CDS encoding GAF domain-containing protein, whose amino-acid sequence MFQVEGYEGKREDQYNLVKKQLKALIEGEPNQIANLSNASALLNQFLDRINWVGFYLLDEEQLVLGPFQGLPACVRIPLGRGVCGTSAANRETLLVADVHAFPGHIACDAASKSEIVVPLVKDGRLIGVLDIDSPELNRFDELDQKHLEEFVSILSVAI is encoded by the coding sequence ATGTTTCAAGTCGAAGGATATGAAGGCAAAAGAGAGGATCAATACAACTTGGTTAAAAAACAGCTAAAAGCGCTGATTGAGGGCGAACCAAATCAAATCGCCAATTTGAGCAACGCAAGCGCCCTATTAAATCAATTCCTTGATAGAATTAATTGGGTCGGCTTTTATCTATTGGATGAAGAGCAACTAGTATTAGGACCGTTTCAGGGTCTTCCAGCTTGTGTAAGGATTCCTTTAGGCAGAGGCGTGTGCGGTACATCTGCGGCGAATCGGGAAACACTCCTTGTTGCTGATGTTCATGCATTCCCTGGGCATATCGCCTGCGATGCAGCAAGCAAATCGGAAATCGTCGTCCCCTTGGTCAAGGATGGCCGGTTGATAGGCGTCTTGGATATCGACAGCCCCGAATTGAACCGATTTGATGAATTGGATCAGAAACATCTGGAGGAATTTGTTTCGATTTTATCCGTAGCCATTTAA
- the refZ gene encoding forespore capture DNA-binding protein RefZ has translation MKHATSTKESIMESAIYLFNTKGFDGVSIRDIAKRARINPANIAYYFRNKQGLLEACLIKFFESYLAFFEEEASNLMYDSPVNCLNRAVKNVLQFQSRHHLLTRFVWREVSLDSQVVREITSSYLMKERYFLKEIIDAGVKKEEFNQYTSSYLIIQLKGMINMPYLNSQYLREVWNIYPQEVYFAEKYYQIIEIWIRGILVNNTIPSPPEIVCQ, from the coding sequence ATGAAGCATGCTACTTCAACAAAAGAATCAATAATGGAATCAGCGATTTATCTATTCAACACAAAAGGCTTTGATGGTGTGTCGATTAGGGATATTGCTAAGAGGGCCAGAATTAATCCTGCTAATATTGCTTATTATTTTCGTAATAAACAAGGGCTGCTCGAAGCTTGTTTAATAAAATTTTTTGAATCCTATTTAGCTTTCTTTGAGGAAGAAGCCAGTAATCTCATGTATGATTCTCCAGTCAATTGCCTCAACCGCGCCGTGAAAAATGTGCTGCAGTTCCAATCCCGACATCATTTATTGACAAGGTTTGTATGGCGGGAAGTATCATTGGACTCTCAGGTCGTCAGGGAAATCACTTCTTCTTATTTAATGAAAGAAAGATACTTCCTTAAGGAGATCATTGATGCAGGTGTAAAAAAAGAAGAGTTCAATCAGTACACCTCAAGCTATTTGATCATCCAATTGAAGGGCATGATCAATATGCCATATTTAAATAGTCAATATTTAAGGGAGGTATGGAACATCTACCCTCAAGAAGTCTATTTTGCAGAAAAATATTATCAAATTATCGAAATCTGGATTAGAGGTATACTGGTTAATAATACGATTCCATCTCCTCCTGAGATCGTTTGCCAATGA